Proteins from one Ramlibacter sp. PS4R-6 genomic window:
- a CDS encoding pirin family protein, which yields MLTLRKSNERGLADHGWLKSFHSFSFADYYDPQHMGWGNLRVINEDRIAPGTGFGTHGHRDMEIISYVLQGNLAHKDSMGNVKGIPPGDVQRMSAGRGVMHSEFNHAPNETTHFLQIWIEPNVRGIAPSYEQKTFDEGEKRGKLRLVASPDGAEGSVLIHADARVYAGLFDGAETSTLQLDPTRKGYVHVVRGEVEVNGKKLVGGDAAQLEKESQVTLSAGRDAEVLVFDLVGQ from the coding sequence ATGCTCACGCTTCGCAAGTCCAACGAACGCGGCCTCGCCGACCACGGCTGGCTCAAGTCGTTCCACAGCTTCTCTTTCGCCGACTACTACGACCCCCAGCACATGGGCTGGGGCAACCTGCGTGTCATCAACGAGGACCGCATCGCGCCCGGCACGGGCTTCGGCACGCACGGCCACCGCGACATGGAGATCATCAGCTACGTGCTGCAGGGCAACCTCGCGCACAAGGACAGCATGGGCAACGTCAAGGGCATCCCGCCCGGCGACGTGCAGCGCATGAGCGCCGGCCGCGGCGTGATGCACAGCGAGTTCAACCACGCGCCCAACGAGACCACGCACTTCCTGCAGATCTGGATCGAACCGAACGTGCGCGGCATCGCGCCCAGTTACGAACAGAAGACCTTCGACGAGGGCGAGAAGCGCGGCAAGCTGAGGCTTGTCGCGTCGCCCGACGGTGCCGAAGGCTCGGTGCTGATCCACGCGGACGCGCGCGTGTACGCGGGGCTCTTCGACGGCGCGGAAACCTCCACGCTCCAGCTCGATCCCACCCGCAAGGGCTACGTGCACGTGGTGCGCGGCGAAGTGGAAGTGAACGGAAAGAAGCTCGTCGGCGGCGACGCCGCGCAGCTCGAGAAGGAATCGCAGGTCACGCTGTCGGCGGGACGCGATGCGGAAGTGCTGGTCTTCGACCTCGTCGGCCAGTGA
- a CDS encoding ABC transporter substrate-binding protein produces the protein MSIRRRTALAASLALAVAGPVWAQAKNQKKIVLGQSVPLTGAASEIGLAFAAGAKLYVDTFNGQKNSPGYQFELRQLDDGYVPARAGENAKKLLADGADLLFGFVGTGSADAGANVATAENAIFFAPFAAADTLRDAKHPNVFHVRPSLADEALKMVRHCATLGQTRIAVLAEDDAMGRAGLQAVQEALAEQKLAPLVASAFVPVNSDKVDNAVATITKANPQAIIQVSLFNSTAAFIRKARKSGYAGSFLNFSVVGIDPLFTALGKEIGGVVVSQVVPSPKSRATPIVKEYLAAIDNSDQTPSYESLEGFIAAKTMAEAVKRAGVGTKFDKAALQRAMSSMTDYDVGGFRINLRAGVRDSVRAIDLVTITPDGKVVR, from the coding sequence ATGTCCATCCGCCGCAGAACCGCCCTGGCCGCGTCGCTCGCACTCGCCGTCGCCGGCCCCGTATGGGCCCAGGCCAAGAACCAGAAGAAGATCGTGCTGGGGCAGTCGGTGCCGCTCACCGGCGCCGCCAGTGAAATCGGCCTGGCCTTCGCCGCCGGCGCGAAGCTTTACGTCGACACCTTCAACGGGCAGAAGAACAGCCCGGGCTACCAGTTCGAACTGCGCCAACTGGACGACGGGTACGTCCCCGCTCGCGCCGGCGAAAACGCGAAGAAGCTATTGGCCGACGGCGCCGACCTGCTGTTCGGTTTCGTGGGCACAGGCAGCGCCGATGCCGGTGCCAACGTCGCCACGGCCGAGAACGCGATCTTCTTCGCGCCCTTCGCGGCCGCGGACACCTTGCGCGACGCCAAGCACCCGAACGTCTTCCACGTGCGCCCCAGCCTGGCCGACGAGGCGCTGAAGATGGTGCGCCACTGCGCAACCCTCGGGCAGACGCGCATCGCCGTCCTGGCCGAGGACGACGCGATGGGCCGCGCGGGCCTGCAGGCCGTGCAGGAGGCGCTCGCCGAACAGAAGCTGGCGCCGCTGGTGGCTTCCGCATTCGTGCCAGTCAACAGCGACAAGGTCGACAACGCGGTCGCCACGATCACCAAGGCCAACCCGCAGGCGATCATCCAGGTGTCCCTGTTCAACTCGACGGCCGCCTTCATCCGCAAGGCGCGCAAGTCGGGCTATGCGGGCTCGTTCCTGAATTTCTCGGTGGTCGGCATCGACCCGCTGTTCACCGCGCTGGGCAAGGAGATCGGCGGCGTGGTCGTGTCGCAGGTGGTGCCTTCGCCCAAGAGCCGCGCCACGCCCATCGTCAAGGAATACCTCGCGGCCATCGACAACTCGGACCAGACGCCGTCGTACGAAAGCCTGGAAGGCTTCATCGCCGCAAAGACGATGGCCGAAGCCGTCAAGCGCGCGGGCGTCGGGACCAAGTTCGACAAGGCCGCCTTGCAGCGCGCGATGTCGTCGATGACCGACTACGACGTGGGCGGCTTCCGCATCAACCTGCGCGCGGGTGTGCGCGACTCGGTTCGCGCGATCGACCTGGTGACGATCACGCCGGACGGCAAAGTCGTCCGCTAA
- the gluQRS gene encoding tRNA glutamyl-Q(34) synthetase GluQRS encodes MAPYVGRFAPSPTGPLHAGSLVAALASWLDARANGGRWLVRIEDVDTPRCVPGAAETILRQLADCGLVPDEPPLWQSARREHYQRALDALVAAGRAYPCACSRKDIEGALAALGRTQERHGELVYPGTCRNGLHGREPRSWRFRVEPGRVAWTDRRLGAQSQDVEREVGDFVLKRADGLWAYQLAVVVDDAAQGITDVVRGEDLADNTARQIQLQQALGTATPRYLHTPLVFGANGEKLSKQNGAVEAETRDPLRALNATAAALGLPAQEGAVASALAAWVAQWRATYNRSP; translated from the coding sequence ATGGCGCCGTACGTCGGCCGTTTCGCGCCCTCGCCCACGGGCCCCCTGCATGCGGGCTCGCTCGTCGCGGCGCTGGCGAGCTGGCTCGATGCGCGCGCGAACGGCGGGCGCTGGCTGGTGCGCATCGAGGACGTCGACACGCCGCGTTGCGTGCCGGGCGCGGCCGAAACCATCCTGCGGCAGCTGGCCGACTGCGGCCTCGTGCCCGACGAGCCGCCGCTGTGGCAATCGGCGCGGCGGGAGCACTACCAGCGCGCACTCGATGCGCTGGTGGCCGCCGGCCGCGCCTACCCGTGTGCGTGTTCGCGCAAGGACATCGAGGGCGCGCTCGCGGCGCTGGGGCGCACGCAGGAGCGGCACGGCGAGCTCGTCTACCCGGGCACCTGCCGCAACGGCTTGCACGGGCGCGAGCCGCGGTCGTGGCGTTTCCGTGTCGAGCCGGGCCGCGTGGCGTGGACCGACCGCCGCCTGGGCGCGCAATCGCAGGACGTCGAGCGCGAAGTCGGCGACTTCGTCCTCAAGCGCGCGGACGGCTTGTGGGCCTACCAGCTCGCCGTCGTCGTCGACGATGCGGCGCAAGGCATCACCGACGTCGTGCGCGGCGAGGACCTGGCGGACAACACCGCCAGGCAGATCCAGCTGCAGCAGGCGCTGGGCACGGCGACGCCGCGCTACCTGCACACGCCGCTGGTGTTCGGCGCCAACGGCGAGAAGCTGTCGAAGCAGAACGGCGCGGTGGAAGCGGAAACCCGCGACCCGCTGCGCGCGCTCAACGCCACGGCGGCCGCGCTGGGCCTGCCGGCGCAGGAAGGCGCAGTCGCATCGGCCCTGGCGGCGTGGGTGGCGCAATGGCGCGCCACCTACAATCGAAGCCCGTGA
- a CDS encoding flavodoxin family protein: MTRIAVVYHSGYGHTQRMAQAVAEGANAELVAIDADGNLPPGGWEDLKASDAIIFGSPTYMGDVSWQFKKFADASSKPWYAQAWKDKVAAGFTNSGGMSGDKLNTLHTIMTLANQHGMIWVSLGLMPSNLKSSKRDDVNYLVSYTGAMAASPTDGGAADMSAGDLETARLLGARVAEITARLYP, encoded by the coding sequence ATGACGCGCATCGCGGTCGTCTACCACTCCGGCTACGGCCACACGCAGCGCATGGCGCAGGCGGTGGCCGAAGGCGCCAACGCGGAGCTGGTGGCGATCGACGCCGACGGCAACCTCCCGCCCGGCGGGTGGGAGGACCTCAAGGCCAGCGACGCGATCATCTTCGGCTCGCCCACCTACATGGGCGACGTCAGCTGGCAGTTCAAGAAGTTCGCCGACGCCTCGTCCAAGCCCTGGTATGCCCAGGCGTGGAAGGACAAGGTGGCGGCGGGCTTCACCAACAGCGGCGGCATGAGCGGCGACAAGCTCAACACGCTGCACACCATCATGACGCTGGCCAACCAGCACGGGATGATCTGGGTGAGCCTGGGGCTCATGCCCTCCAACCTGAAGTCGTCGAAACGCGACGACGTGAACTACCTGGTCTCGTACACCGGCGCGATGGCCGCTTCGCCCACCGACGGCGGCGCGGCCGACATGTCGGCCGGCGACCTCGAGACCGCAAGGTTGCTCGGCGCACGCGTGGCGGAGATCACCGCGCGCCTCTATCCTTAG
- the alaS gene encoding alanine--tRNA ligase, whose amino-acid sequence MTPRKFTVAEIRQTFLDFFEQRGHAVVASSPLVPGNDPTLMFTNSGMVQFKDVFLGTDKRPYVRAASVQACLRAGGKHNDLENVGYTARHHTFFEMLGNWSFGDYFKRESLKWGWELLTQVYGLPADRLLATVYHEDDEAYDIWTKEIGLPANRVIRIGDNKGGKYKSDNFWMMADTGPCGPCSEIFYDHGDHIPGGPPGSPEEDGDRFIEIWNHVFMQFDMQPDGSVVPLPAPCVDTGMGLERLAAILQHVHSNYEIDIFEKLIAAAGRETHTKDLSNPSLRVIADHVRATSFLVADGVIPSNEGRGYVQRRIIRRAIRHGYKLGQKTPFFYKIVPDLVAMMGEAYPNLAASKQRIMDVLKAEEERFYETLENGMEILDAALAGGKTVLPGDVAFKLHDTYGFPLDLTNDVCRERNVTVDTAGFERAMEKQKAAGRAAGKFKMDRALEYTGAGNVFTGYEKLEEPAKVVALYREGTPVQQLAQGESGVVVLDKTPFYAESGGQVGDSGTIAAQGVQFGVEDTQKIKADVFGHHGTMAQGTLKVGDAVKAAVDTARRQATMRNHSVTHLMHKALREVLGSHVQQKGSLVDADKTRFDFTHNHAVTDDQVREIEKRVNDEILANQPTQARVMDIESAKATGAVMLFGEKYGDTVRVLDIGSSRELCGGTHVQRTGDIGLFKIVMEGGVAAGIRRVEAVTGANALHYLQDLESTVNSAASTLKSAPQELGGRIVQVLDQVRTLEKEIAQLKGKLASSKGDDLVSQAVDVKGVKVLAARLDGADAKTLRDTMDKLKDKLKTAAIVLAAVDGGKVQLAAGVTADSMGKVKAGDLVNFVAQQVGGKGGGKADMAMAGGTDASKLPLALESVQGWVAERV is encoded by the coding sequence ATGACCCCCCGCAAATTCACCGTCGCCGAGATCCGCCAGACCTTCCTCGATTTCTTCGAGCAGCGGGGGCATGCCGTCGTCGCGTCGAGCCCGCTCGTGCCGGGCAACGACCCCACGCTGATGTTCACCAACTCGGGCATGGTGCAGTTCAAGGACGTGTTCCTGGGCACCGACAAGCGCCCGTACGTTCGCGCGGCATCCGTGCAGGCCTGCCTGCGCGCCGGCGGCAAGCACAACGACCTGGAGAACGTGGGTTACACGGCGCGCCACCACACGTTCTTCGAGATGCTGGGCAACTGGAGCTTCGGCGACTACTTCAAGCGCGAGTCGCTCAAGTGGGGCTGGGAGCTGCTCACCCAGGTGTACGGCCTGCCGGCGGACCGGCTGCTCGCCACCGTGTACCACGAGGACGACGAGGCCTACGACATCTGGACGAAGGAGATCGGCCTGCCGGCGAATCGCGTCATCCGCATCGGCGACAACAAGGGCGGCAAGTACAAGAGCGACAACTTCTGGATGATGGCCGACACCGGCCCCTGCGGCCCGTGCTCGGAAATCTTCTACGACCACGGCGATCACATCCCCGGCGGGCCGCCCGGCAGCCCCGAGGAGGACGGCGACCGCTTCATCGAGATCTGGAACCACGTGTTCATGCAGTTCGACATGCAGCCGGACGGCAGCGTGGTGCCGCTGCCCGCGCCCTGCGTGGACACCGGCATGGGCCTGGAGCGCCTCGCCGCGATCCTGCAGCACGTGCACAGCAACTACGAGATCGACATCTTCGAGAAGCTGATCGCCGCCGCCGGCCGCGAGACGCACACCAAGGACCTGTCGAACCCGTCGCTGCGCGTCATTGCCGACCACGTGCGCGCGACGTCGTTCCTCGTGGCCGACGGCGTGATCCCGTCCAACGAAGGCCGCGGCTACGTACAGCGCCGCATCATCCGCCGCGCCATCCGCCACGGCTACAAGCTGGGCCAGAAGACGCCGTTCTTCTACAAGATCGTGCCGGACCTCGTCGCGATGATGGGCGAGGCGTATCCCAACCTCGCCGCGAGCAAGCAACGCATCATGGACGTGCTGAAGGCGGAGGAAGAGCGCTTCTACGAAACGCTCGAGAACGGCATGGAGATCCTGGATGCGGCGCTGGCCGGCGGCAAGACCGTGCTGCCGGGTGATGTCGCGTTCAAGTTGCACGACACCTACGGCTTCCCGCTGGACCTGACCAACGACGTCTGCCGCGAGCGCAACGTCACGGTCGACACGGCGGGTTTCGAGCGGGCGATGGAAAAGCAGAAGGCCGCCGGCCGTGCCGCGGGCAAGTTCAAGATGGACCGCGCGCTGGAATACACCGGCGCGGGCAACGTGTTCACCGGCTACGAAAAGCTCGAGGAACCGGCGAAAGTCGTCGCGCTGTACCGCGAAGGCACGCCCGTGCAGCAGCTTGCGCAGGGCGAGTCGGGCGTGGTCGTTCTCGACAAGACGCCGTTCTACGCGGAAAGCGGCGGCCAGGTGGGCGACAGCGGCACCATCGCCGCGCAGGGCGTGCAGTTCGGCGTGGAGGACACGCAGAAGATCAAGGCCGACGTCTTCGGCCACCACGGCACGATGGCGCAGGGCACGCTGAAGGTCGGCGATGCGGTGAAGGCCGCCGTCGACACCGCGCGCCGCCAGGCGACGATGCGCAACCACTCGGTCACGCACCTGATGCACAAGGCGTTGCGCGAAGTGCTGGGCTCGCACGTGCAGCAGAAGGGCTCGCTGGTCGATGCCGACAAGACGCGCTTCGACTTCACGCACAACCACGCCGTCACCGACGACCAGGTGCGCGAGATCGAAAAGCGCGTCAACGATGAAATCCTCGCGAACCAGCCCACGCAGGCGCGCGTGATGGACATCGAATCGGCGAAGGCGACCGGCGCGGTCATGCTGTTCGGCGAGAAGTACGGCGACACCGTGCGCGTGCTCGACATCGGCAGCTCGCGCGAGCTGTGCGGCGGTACGCACGTGCAGCGCACGGGCGACATCGGGCTGTTCAAGATCGTGATGGAAGGCGGCGTGGCCGCGGGCATCCGCCGCGTCGAGGCCGTGACGGGTGCCAATGCGCTGCACTACCTGCAGGACCTGGAGTCCACCGTGAACAGCGCGGCCAGCACGCTCAAGTCCGCGCCGCAGGAGCTGGGTGGCCGCATCGTGCAGGTGCTGGACCAGGTGCGCACGCTCGAAAAGGAAATAGCGCAGCTCAAGGGCAAGCTCGCATCGTCGAAGGGCGACGACCTCGTGTCGCAGGCGGTGGACGTGAAGGGCGTGAAGGTGCTGGCTGCGCGCCTGGACGGCGCCGACGCCAAGACCTTGCGCGACACGATGGACAAGCTCAAGGACAAGCTCAAGACCGCGGCCATCGTTCTCGCGGCCGTGGACGGCGGCAAGGTGCAGCTCGCTGCGGGCGTCACCGCCGACAGCATGGGCAAGGTCAAGGCCGGCGACCTGGTGAACTTCGTCGCGCAGCAGGTCGGCGGCAAGGGCGGCGGCAAGGCCGACATGGCCATGGCCGGCGGCACCGACGCGAGCAAGCTGCCCCTGGCCCTGGAGTCGGTCCAGGGCTGGGTCGCCGAACGTGTCTGA
- a CDS encoding cupin domain-containing protein yields the protein MTSLPDFESFRADAVARGFDEVLERRWAPQAVTGIHTHPFSVEAVLVEGEMWLQQGPITVHLVPGSGFQLEANVPHSERYGPEGAMFYAARRREKREAA from the coding sequence ATGACATCACTGCCCGACTTCGAATCCTTCCGCGCCGACGCCGTCGCCAGGGGCTTCGACGAAGTGCTCGAGCGCCGCTGGGCGCCGCAGGCCGTGACCGGGATCCACACGCACCCCTTCAGCGTCGAAGCCGTCCTGGTGGAAGGCGAGATGTGGCTGCAGCAGGGCCCGATCACCGTGCACCTGGTCCCCGGCAGCGGGTTCCAGCTGGAAGCGAACGTGCCCCACTCGGAACGCTACGGCCCCGAGGGCGCCATGTTCTACGCCGCTCGCCGCCGCGAGAAGCGGGAAGCCGCGTGA
- the trmB gene encoding tRNA (guanosine(46)-N7)-methyltransferase TrmB: MARHLQSKPVSDDENDKTPHRRTIRSFVKRGGRVTTGQARAREQLGSQFIIGYEPRVLDLAQAFGRDAPTVLEIGFGMGEATAHIAGLMPGTNFLCCEVHTPGVGALLKRIGEQQLSNIRIVQHDAVEVLDHMVAPASLAGVHVFFPDPWHKKRHHKRRLIQPPLAAKIASRLQPGGYLHCATDWEEYAQQMREVLGAEPALENTAGGYAPRPEYRPLTKFENRGLKLGHGVWDLVFRKR, from the coding sequence ATGGCGCGCCACCTACAATCGAAGCCCGTGAGTGACGACGAAAACGACAAGACGCCGCACAGGCGCACCATCCGCAGTTTCGTGAAGCGCGGCGGCCGCGTGACCACCGGCCAGGCGCGCGCCCGCGAACAGCTGGGTTCGCAGTTCATCATCGGCTACGAGCCGCGCGTGCTGGACCTGGCGCAAGCCTTCGGCCGCGATGCGCCCACCGTGCTCGAGATCGGCTTCGGCATGGGCGAGGCCACGGCGCACATCGCGGGGCTGATGCCCGGCACCAACTTCCTGTGCTGCGAGGTGCACACGCCCGGCGTGGGCGCCTTGCTCAAGCGCATCGGCGAGCAGCAGCTTTCGAACATCCGCATCGTGCAGCACGACGCCGTCGAGGTGCTGGACCACATGGTCGCGCCCGCGTCGCTGGCAGGCGTGCACGTGTTCTTTCCGGACCCGTGGCACAAGAAGCGGCATCACAAGCGCCGCCTGATCCAGCCGCCGCTGGCCGCGAAGATCGCCTCGCGCCTGCAGCCGGGCGGCTACCTGCACTGCGCGACCGACTGGGAGGAGTACGCGCAGCAGATGCGCGAGGTGCTGGGCGCCGAACCGGCGCTGGAGAACACCGCCGGCGGCTACGCGCCGCGCCCGGAGTACCGGCCGCTCACCAAGTTCGAGAACCGCGGCCTGAAACTGGGCCACGGCGTGTGGGACCTGGTGTTCCGCAAGCGCTGA
- a CDS encoding pirin family protein — protein MSIDITLAGHEKDLGGGFVVRRLLPSMQRRNVGPFIFFDHFGPVVAPPNENHDVRPHPHIGLATVTYLFEGAMMHRDSIGSEQLIEPGAINWMTSGRGIVHSERRPDHLRGTSYRMHGLQLWTALPLAHEEDEPSFAHTPADAIPDVDLGQARVRVLIGSAFGATSPVKAFSQTLYLDVMLPAGGAIELPPLAPEMAVYPVQGDLVIEAATLPAGTMAVLRAGEATRIHAQGAARFAVVGGEPLDAPRHMWWNFVSSRKDRIIQASEDWQAMRMGRVPGDDEFIPLPPTRFTAAEPRS, from the coding sequence ATGTCCATCGACATCACCCTCGCGGGCCACGAGAAGGACCTCGGCGGCGGCTTCGTCGTGCGCCGCCTGCTGCCTTCGATGCAGCGGCGCAACGTCGGGCCGTTCATCTTCTTCGACCACTTCGGGCCGGTGGTGGCGCCGCCGAACGAGAACCACGACGTGCGGCCGCATCCGCACATCGGCCTCGCAACGGTCACCTACCTCTTCGAAGGCGCGATGATGCACCGCGACAGCATCGGCAGCGAGCAGCTGATCGAACCCGGTGCGATCAACTGGATGACGTCGGGTCGGGGCATCGTCCATTCGGAGCGCCGTCCGGACCACCTGCGCGGCACGAGCTACCGCATGCACGGCCTGCAGCTGTGGACGGCCTTGCCGCTGGCGCACGAGGAGGACGAGCCGTCGTTCGCGCACACGCCGGCGGATGCGATCCCCGACGTGGACCTCGGCCAGGCGCGCGTTCGCGTGCTCATCGGCTCCGCGTTCGGCGCGACGTCGCCGGTGAAGGCGTTCTCGCAGACGCTGTACCTCGACGTGATGCTGCCCGCGGGCGGCGCCATCGAGCTGCCGCCGCTCGCGCCCGAGATGGCGGTCTATCCCGTGCAGGGCGACCTCGTGATCGAGGCCGCGACGCTGCCGGCGGGGACGATGGCGGTGCTGCGTGCGGGCGAAGCGACGCGAATCCACGCGCAAGGCGCCGCGCGGTTCGCGGTGGTGGGCGGCGAGCCGCTGGACGCCCCGCGCCACATGTGGTGGAACTTCGTCTCCAGCCGCAAGGACCGCATCATCCAGGCCAGCGAGGACTGGCAGGCGATGCGCATGGGCCGCGTGCCGGGCGACGACGAGTTCATCCCCCTGCCGCCGACGCGCTTCACGGCGGCGGAACCGCGCTCCTGA
- a CDS encoding glutathione S-transferase N-terminal domain-containing protein, which translates to MKLLSATPSPYARKVRIALHEKGIPFELLTEVPWNAGATAPQYNPLGKIPVLILDSGECYYESRFILEYLELRNPEPPIYPRDTRLLLAAKRLEVLADGACDAFVLVFMERQRPEAHRSAPWLARQQAKIAAAVDEIARLIEPGSEYAVGDSFSLGDIAVGTLLQYLDVRYPELPWRRHAHLEALAQRLWQRPSFEQTVPVKQTVVGAV; encoded by the coding sequence GTGAAGCTCCTCAGCGCGACGCCCAGCCCCTACGCGCGCAAGGTGCGGATCGCGTTGCACGAGAAGGGCATCCCGTTCGAGCTGCTCACCGAGGTGCCGTGGAACGCCGGCGCCACCGCGCCCCAATACAACCCGCTCGGCAAGATCCCGGTGCTCATCCTCGACAGCGGCGAGTGCTACTACGAGTCGCGCTTCATCCTCGAGTACCTCGAGTTGCGCAATCCCGAGCCGCCGATCTACCCGCGCGACACGCGCCTGCTGCTCGCGGCGAAGCGGCTGGAGGTGCTGGCCGACGGCGCCTGCGACGCCTTCGTGCTGGTCTTCATGGAGCGCCAGCGCCCCGAGGCGCATCGCAGCGCGCCCTGGCTCGCGCGCCAGCAAGCGAAGATCGCCGCCGCCGTCGACGAGATCGCACGGCTCATCGAGCCGGGCAGCGAATACGCGGTCGGCGACTCCTTCAGCCTGGGTGACATCGCGGTGGGGACCTTGCTGCAGTACCTGGACGTGCGCTACCCCGAACTGCCATGGCGCCGGCATGCGCACCTGGAAGCGCTGGCGCAGCGCCTGTGGCAGCGGCCCTCGTTCGAGCAGACGGTGCCGGTGAAGCAGACGGTCGTCGGGGCGGTTTGA
- a CDS encoding DoxX family protein — MYPTTTNTPTNGAQDALALIGRMLVAYVFVPSGFAKLMGFAGTAGYIASKGVPFPEICAAIAVFAELGLGLAVLVGFQTRWAALGLAIFVAVITPLFHGYWAVPEAQLMAQKMSFNKNLGIIGGLLAFAAFGAGRLSVDGGVRSRDEEPAGRPAYGAR; from the coding sequence ATGTACCCCACCACCACCAACACCCCCACCAACGGCGCGCAAGACGCGCTCGCCCTGATCGGCCGCATGCTGGTCGCCTATGTGTTCGTGCCCTCGGGCTTCGCGAAGCTCATGGGCTTTGCCGGCACCGCCGGCTACATCGCCAGCAAGGGCGTGCCGTTCCCCGAGATCTGCGCGGCCATCGCCGTGTTCGCCGAGCTGGGCCTGGGCCTCGCCGTGCTGGTCGGCTTCCAGACCCGCTGGGCGGCGCTGGGCCTGGCGATCTTCGTCGCGGTCATCACGCCCCTCTTCCATGGCTACTGGGCCGTGCCCGAGGCACAATTGATGGCGCAGAAGATGAGCTTCAACAAGAACCTCGGCATCATCGGCGGCCTGCTGGCCTTCGCGGCCTTCGGCGCCGGCCGCCTGAGCGTGGACGGCGGCGTGCGCAGCCGCGATGAAGAGCCGGCCGGCCGGCCCGCCTACGGGGCACGATGA
- a CDS encoding LysR family transcriptional regulator — MATPRDVLTPDALSLLQAVATSGSFAAAARELGLVPSAVTYRVRQIEDALDVLLFDRSSRQARLTDAGTELLREGARLLQEIDAVANRVRRVATGWESQLTIAVDTVMSCATVMELAQAFFELAPTTRLRLLDESLSGTLEKLTSGQADLAIGVVLDPGTSAGIQAQPIGDMPFVYVVAPHHPLAKLREPVSDDIVQKHRAIAVADSVQHGAAVTFSLLPGQDVLTVPTMRAKIDAQLRGLGGGFVPEPLARPHVERGTLVVKKLQRTARLVPMRYAWRTSPPPGRALSWWLQQLESPATRRALLERHRFADGILG, encoded by the coding sequence ATGGCAACCCCGCGCGATGTCCTGACGCCCGACGCCCTCTCGCTGCTGCAGGCGGTGGCCACGAGCGGCAGTTTTGCCGCCGCGGCGCGCGAACTGGGCCTGGTGCCCAGCGCCGTCACCTACCGCGTGCGGCAGATCGAGGACGCGCTGGACGTGCTGCTGTTCGACCGCAGCTCGCGCCAGGCGCGCCTGACCGATGCCGGCACCGAGCTGCTGCGTGAAGGCGCGCGCCTGCTGCAGGAGATCGACGCCGTGGCCAACCGCGTGCGCCGCGTGGCCACCGGCTGGGAGTCGCAACTGACGATCGCCGTCGACACGGTGATGTCGTGCGCCACGGTGATGGAGCTGGCGCAGGCCTTCTTCGAGCTGGCGCCGACCACGCGGCTGCGGCTGCTGGACGAGTCGCTGTCGGGCACGCTGGAGAAGCTGACGTCCGGCCAGGCCGACCTGGCGATCGGCGTGGTGCTGGACCCCGGCACGTCGGCCGGCATCCAGGCGCAGCCCATCGGCGACATGCCGTTCGTGTACGTCGTCGCGCCCCACCACCCGCTGGCGAAGCTGCGCGAGCCGGTCAGCGACGACATCGTGCAGAAGCACCGCGCCATCGCGGTGGCCGACTCCGTGCAACATGGCGCCGCCGTGACCTTCTCGCTCCTTCCCGGGCAGGACGTGCTGACCGTGCCGACGATGCGCGCGAAGATCGACGCGCAGTTGCGCGGGCTGGGCGGCGGCTTCGTGCCCGAGCCGCTCGCGCGGCCGCACGTCGAGCGCGGCACGCTGGTCGTCAAGAAGCTGCAGCGCACGGCGCGGCTCGTTCCGATGCGCTATGCGTGGCGCACCAGCCCGCCGCCGGGCCGCGCGCTGTCGTGGTGGCTGCAGCAGCTGGAGAGCCCCGCGACGCGGCGGGCGCTGCTGGAGCGGCACCGGTTCGCGGACGGCATCCTGGGCTGA